From Caldicellulosiruptor hydrothermalis 108, a single genomic window includes:
- a CDS encoding nucleotide sugar dehydrogenase encodes MNEIAQKLLEKIENKTAVIGVVGLGYVGLPLAVEKAKAGYKVIGFDIQQKRVDMVNRGQNYIGDVVDKELADLVKEGRIFATTDYSKISDVDAVAICVPTPLDKYKQPDISYVVNSTREIAKFLHRGMLVVLESTTYPGTTEEVVKPILEESGLKCGEDFFLAFSPERVDPGNKVYNTKNTPKVVGGVTKTCTEIAARLYENVLEGEVFKVSSPRVAEMEKILENTFRNINIALVNEMAILCERMNIDIWEVIEAAKTKPYGFMAFYPGPGLGGHCIPIDPFYLTWKAREYDYHTRLIEIAGEINNYMPEYVVERVMKILNKFKKPLNGSKILILGVAYKKDIDDIRESPALKIIEIFEKENAEVEYNDPYVPSFTYNGKQYFSVDFTAESLKKYDIIVITTDHSKYDYKFIVENANLIFDTRNATKSIKSDKVYKL; translated from the coding sequence ATGAATGAAATTGCACAAAAACTTCTTGAGAAGATTGAGAACAAAACAGCAGTGATTGGAGTTGTGGGGCTTGGGTATGTAGGGCTTCCGCTTGCTGTCGAAAAGGCAAAAGCAGGGTACAAGGTTATTGGATTTGATATACAGCAAAAGAGAGTTGACATGGTAAACAGAGGCCAAAATTATATAGGCGATGTTGTGGACAAAGAACTTGCTGATCTTGTAAAGGAAGGTAGAATCTTTGCCACAACTGACTACAGCAAAATTAGTGATGTTGATGCTGTTGCTATATGTGTTCCCACTCCACTTGATAAATACAAACAGCCAGACATTTCGTACGTTGTAAATTCTACAAGGGAGATTGCAAAATTCCTTCACAGGGGGATGTTGGTTGTTTTAGAGAGTACTACATATCCAGGGACAACTGAAGAAGTGGTAAAACCTATCTTGGAAGAAAGTGGGCTAAAATGCGGTGAGGATTTCTTTTTAGCTTTTTCACCTGAAAGAGTTGACCCGGGCAACAAGGTGTATAACACAAAGAACACACCAAAGGTTGTAGGCGGTGTGACAAAAACATGTACTGAGATAGCTGCAAGGCTTTACGAGAATGTGTTAGAAGGAGAGGTATTCAAGGTTAGCTCTCCACGAGTTGCAGAAATGGAAAAGATTTTGGAAAACACCTTCAGAAATATAAACATTGCCCTTGTAAACGAAATGGCTATTTTGTGCGAAAGGATGAACATTGATATTTGGGAGGTCATTGAAGCAGCAAAGACAAAACCATATGGATTTATGGCATTTTATCCCGGACCTGGGCTTGGTGGTCATTGCATACCGATTGACCCGTTTTATCTTACTTGGAAAGCGCGTGAATATGATTATCATACAAGGCTCATTGAGATAGCTGGTGAAATAAACAACTATATGCCAGAGTACGTGGTTGAAAGAGTTATGAAAATCCTCAACAAATTCAAAAAACCTTTGAACGGCTCAAAAATTTTAATTTTAGGCGTGGCATACAAAAAAGATATTGATGATATAAGAGAGTCACCTGCATTGAAAATTATCGAGATTTTTGAAAAAGAGAATGCAGAGGTAGAATACAATGACCCATATGTACCGAGTTTTACTTATAATGGCAAACAATATTTCTCGGTAGATTTTACAGCAGAGTCGCTCAAAAAGTATGATATAATTGTTATCACAACAGACCACTCAAAATATGATTATAAGTTTATCGTAGAGAATGCTAACCTCATTTTTGATACAAGAAACGCAACAAAAAGCATAAAATCAGACAAAGTTTATAAACTATAA